One Kangiella geojedonensis DNA segment encodes these proteins:
- a CDS encoding pirin family protein, whose product MSNLLEAKPNNECTESPCPAVEQLIGPKEKDLGGFSVRRLFPTVGRKAVGPWVFFDHMGPASFKAGKGINVRPHPHIGIATVTYVFEGEILHRDSLGSHQTITPGDINLMVAGKGIVHSERERPEISSTAHSLHALQLWLALPEDKEEMEPEFHHYPAENIPCVTDENIKLRIMMGTAYGESSPVKTFAETLYVEADFASEQSLALPKAEELAIYVAKGSATVDGTVVNEHSMAVINTDLNVSVLAQENTRLAIIGGENLGKRYIDWNFVSSSKERIERAKEDWKAGRFPKVPGDEEEFIPLP is encoded by the coding sequence ATGAGCAACTTACTAGAAGCAAAACCCAATAACGAGTGCACCGAATCTCCTTGCCCTGCGGTAGAGCAACTCATTGGGCCCAAAGAGAAAGACCTTGGCGGCTTTTCGGTAAGGCGACTATTTCCTACGGTGGGCAGAAAAGCGGTTGGGCCTTGGGTGTTTTTTGATCATATGGGACCAGCTAGTTTTAAGGCTGGAAAAGGCATTAATGTTCGCCCCCACCCTCATATTGGCATCGCGACAGTGACCTATGTTTTCGAAGGTGAAATTCTTCATCGCGACTCTTTAGGCAGCCACCAAACGATTACGCCGGGTGATATCAACTTAATGGTTGCGGGTAAAGGCATCGTGCACTCGGAAAGAGAGCGGCCCGAAATTAGCAGCACAGCCCACAGCCTTCATGCTCTGCAATTATGGCTTGCACTCCCCGAAGATAAAGAAGAGATGGAGCCAGAGTTTCACCACTACCCAGCCGAAAACATACCATGCGTCACGGATGAGAATATTAAACTTCGAATTATGATGGGCACAGCTTACGGCGAATCCTCGCCGGTCAAAACTTTTGCTGAAACCTTGTATGTAGAAGCAGACTTCGCTTCCGAGCAGTCTTTGGCGTTACCCAAAGCGGAAGAACTAGCGATTTATGTGGCGAAAGGCAGCGCAACCGTAGACGGTACCGTCGTAAATGAACACTCTATGGCCGTCATTAATACAGACCTGAATGTAAGCGTTCTTGCGCAGGAAAACACACGGTTAGCTATCATAGGCGGCGAAAACCTTGGAAAACGTTATATTGATTGGAACTTTGTTTCTAGCTCTAAAGAACGAATTGAAAGAGCTAAAGAGGACTGGAAAGCCGGGCGCTTTCCTAAAGTTCCTGGAGATGAGGAGGAGTTTATTCCCCTCCCCTGA